The genomic stretch ACAATTACATCTTTCATTTCTTCTGTCTTTGCATAGAGCTCATTGGCAGAACGTGATACATTTGAAGTGTTTTGTCCTACCTTCACAACAAGTTCGTGTACTTTATCAACGAATTTATTGAACTTCTTTGAAAGTACCTCGAATTCATCTTGTGTCTCAACCCTTTCCAGTCTTTTCGTGAGATCCCCATCTCCTTCGGCTATGTCCGTCAGCATGACAGTAATCTTCTTTAGCGGTTTCATTATTCTGTTTGAAACGAGAAGGGAAACCAATGGCAAAATCAGGCAAAGTATAAAAACACTGATCAAGACTCCTCCGAATATAAAGGCGTTTATTTTATTGTTAATGGTTTTCTTTTCGATGCCTATATGTAAGATGCCTGCACTATCTCCTCCATCGGGTTTAATGGGGTATGCTTTGTCAATGACATTCTTTGGCTGCTCGAATGTTTTGTTCATATACTGCTTTTCGGTATGGTAATGGATTAGCCCTTTGGTATCGGTAACCGCCAGATATAGGATGTCCTTATCTGAAGTTTTAGCCCTCTCACAGTCCCTTCCGATCCATTCCGTTATCACTCCGCTGCTTCCCAGCGAGCCTGATTTCAGTATTTCATTGATCGTCTTAATGACACTTTGTGCAGATGCGTTTATCTTACCATCAATAGCTTCACGATAATATTTTGAGAAATTGTATACATTAACCCCTATACACAAAATTGCTGTTGTCAGCACTGCGAGAAAAATTACCAGTATGAGTTTTGTTCTCACACTTTTATACTTCTTCATAATTTATCCCCCTCTTGTTTGTTAATTTGGTTTCCTGAAGCTTCCCATTTTATATAATTATCGGAATTATATTAAATAACTTAAGTATGAAAGTGGGGATAACAAAGACGTTTTTCACTTATTATGACACCTCATTCATAACAACCCAGCGTATGCAAAAACTTCCCTATTCCTCCAATGTCAAGAATAAAAATTGGCCCTCAATTGATTTTGTTTTAAGATTTACCGGACACACAACAAGGCAGGGTAAGGCTTTCCGGGGAGTTTACTGTTTTGTGTCCACTGTGAATGCAAAATAGAAAAGTCTCCATCCTGCAAGGACAATCCCATCCACCAGGAAAAAATTGATTGCATTTTTTGAAGTTTGGAGGTAAAAGTTCTAATTTGCTAAAGGCAAACAAATGGAAATAAAAAAGGCCGGTATGACAGGAAGAATTTCTTTTTGCCGGGGGAAAGATATTTACTTTTTAAAGAGCGTTCCCCTCATCCTCCCTAAGGCCAGATATTGAATCAGGAGCCATGATTATGGGTAAGACAATGGAGGAACTTTACAGAGAACGGGAACAGCGGGTTTTGGATGCCATAGCCCTGGGAAAACCGGACAGAGTGCCGATCCTTGCACACTTCAGTTTTTTTCCGGCCAAGTACTCGGGAATGACAATAGAAGAGGTCATGTATGATCCCGAAAAATTGTGGAAGGCGCAATGGAGAACCCTGACGGAATTCGAGCCGGATATGGACAATAATCCCTTTGCCCTTCGTTTTCTTGGACCCCTTCTCGAAACACTCGATTTCAAACAGTTAAGATGGCCAGGACACGGCGTTGCAGCGGACTTGAGCTACCAGTTTGTGGATGGTGAGTATATGATGGCCGACGAGTATGATGCCTTCCTCGCCGACCCTACCGATTTCATGTTAAGAACATATTGGCCCCGCATATTCGGCGTCCTTAAGGGCTTTGAAAAGCTCCCTCCCCTCAGGGACATCATCACATATGCCATGGGTACGCCTTTTGGCTTCGGCGTATTTGGTTCTCCGGAAATGATAGAAGCCCTGGAAGCTCTCAAAAAAGCAGGCGAGAAATCTCTTCAGGTCGGATACTACTCCAGACTTTTCGTCGAGAAAGCGCGAGAAGCGGGCTTTCCTATGCAATATGGAGGCTTCACCCAGGCACCCTTTGATACCCTGGGCGACTACTTCCGGGGCACGAAAGCCTCTATGCTTGACATGTACAGAAGGCCGGATAAAGTTATCAAGGCATGCGAAAAGCTGCTTCCTATCATGATTGAACTGGCCGAGAACGCATCCCGGGTGTCCGGAAATCCCAGGATATTCATACCTATCCACAAAGGATTGGATGGTTTTATGTCTCAAGAGCAGTTCAAAAGATTTTTCTGGCCGACATTCCGGGATCTTGTGGTGGCCCTTATCAACAAAGGTCTGACCCCGTGCGTTTTGTGGGAAGGGAACTGTACTTCCCGACTGGACATCATCAAGGATGTACCCCCTGCAAGGGCGATTTACGCCTTCGAGTCAACGGACATCTTCAAGGCAAAGGAGGTGCTTGGCGCTCAGGTTTGTATCCGTGGAAATGTGCCGCTGTCTCTGCTTGCCACCGGTACACCGGAAGACATAAGGGCCTACTGTAAGAAATTGATCGATATTGTCGGGAAGGACGGAGGATATATCATGGACTCGGCTGCGGGGTTTGACGACGCAAAGCCGGAGAATGTAAAAGCCATGTTCGAGTTCACAAAGGAATATGGCTTTTACTGACAGGTCCCCGATCCAGGGGGTCCGCTGAATGTTGTTTGTTTACAAATTCTAACTGCAAAGGAGGTATGAGATGAAGAAAAGCATTATGGTTTTACTGATGGTGGTTGCCTCAGCCCTTGTTCTCGGTTCTCCGGTAAGGGGAGCAGATGTTATAAAACTCAAGGCTGCCAACTATCTTCCGGTTACTCACAAGATGTCTATTCTTACCGCAAAGTTCTGTGACGAGATCAAAAAGCGCACAGACGGCAGGGTCCAAATCACGTACTATCCCGGCGGTACCCTTCTTTCACCGGTGAAGATGTTCAACGGCGTGGTGACTGACATTGCAGATATGGGAGTTTCTCATATTTCATACACCCGCGGACGTTTTCCCGTGATGGAGGTCTTCGCTCAACCACTTGGATTCCCAAGCGGGTATGTGGCATCCAAGGTAAGCCAGGACTTTTACTCAAAATTCAAGCCCGCTGAATGGGATTCTGTCCAAGTCCTCTACATCAATACTTCGGGACCGTTAATTGTCCAGACCATCAGCAAACCCGTGAAGACCCTTGAAGATATGAAGGGCCTTAAACTGAGGGCGACAGGCGAAACTGCCGACGTCGTGAAGGCCTTAGGTGCTGTTCCAATACCACTTGAGATGCCCGATGTTTATGAGTCTCTCAGAAGGGCTGTGATCGACGGAATCATGGTGGACCTTTCCACGCTAAGATACTGGAAATTCGCTGAGGTCGTCAGAAACGTCACCGCATCGTGGCGGCTCGGTACCGGTTACACCTTTTACTTTGTGATGAACAAAGCCAAGTGGAACTCCTTGCCTCCTGACATTCAAAAAATCTTTATGGAGGTCGCCGCAGAGACGCAGGATGCCCAGGCGCGCCTATGGAATGAAATGGACATTGAGGGACTGGATGCCTTTAAGAAGGAAAACGGCCAATTGATATCTTTGTCCGAGGCGGAAGCAGGGAAATGGATAAAGGCTGTGGAGCCTATGGTGGGCAGTTACAAAAAAGAGATGGTATCCAAAGGGTTCAAGGCTGCTGATGTTGACGCGTGGTTCAGCTTTATCAGGGAGCGGATCGATTATTGGAAGGCAGAGGAAAAGCGGGGAGGGGTGAAAGCACCATTTTAGACTGGATCGGCCTGCGAATCCCCCGGGTTTTGTCATTGGGACGCGGGGGACATTTTTTAATGAATAACAAGGCAGGGCAAGGCTTTCCGGGGAGTTTACTGTTTTGCGTCCACATTGGACGCAAAATGAAAAAGATCTTGCGGGGGCATAAAACCTATCCCGCCCAGTCTTCCACTATCATCCTGAAGGCTTTTTCACCACCGCTCAGGACACCGCCATATCCGCCGCCGGGATTTCCCCAGGCGCTCGCTAAGTAGAGTCCTTTTATTGGTGTTTTGCAATCAAGCCTGTTCATAAAGGCATTGTCCACAGTCTGATTGAAGCCATATATAGCACCCTCCGGATTCCGCGTGAAGTGCCAATTGGTGAGAGGTGTTGACGATTCCCTAACCTCAATCATAGAGGAAAGTCCTGGGATAAAATCCTTTTCCGCCCTGGCAATAAGGACCCTTGTCCGTCTCTCCTTCTCCTTATCGTAGGCGCTTTTTTGTCCTGCCTGGTAGTCGGACTCGAATTTACGCCACGGTTCGTAACCGCTGAGGCAAAGGAGCGTGACCGTTGACTTTCCGGGCTTTGAATATTCCTGATAAAGATGATCGTAAACGGTTACACTGTACGGAGCCCGCTCGATCTCGCCATTCATGCACGATAGGTAATCGGCCTCTATACCGCGGCCTGTCTTGAAGCCTTGACGATAGGTCTTTATGATCTGTCTCACATCTTTGTTGAGTCCAAGCCAGACTATGAAGGTCGAAAGGCTCGTGCTGTATCCGTCAAGTTTCTTGAGGTAATCGGCTGGCACTGAACCGGGTGACAGCATCTTCTTAAACGTGGTGAGCGCACTGGCATTGCTCACTACTGTTACAGCCGGGAGGACTCTGCCATTGTGCAACTCAACACCCTCCACGGCGCCGCCCTTGACCCTGATGTTCTGTGCGGCAGTTCCATAAAGGATCTTTCCCCCGGAGCGTGTGATCGTCTCTGCAAGGGCATCACTGAGCGCCTGGGATCGGGGCCGGATATAGAACGAGCCGTTCTTGAGGCTGCCGCCTCGCGCAGCGGCAAAATAGAATGCCGAAAGTTTTGAAGGGGGTAGACCATAAGCGCCCCAGCCGGAAGCGAGAAGATCCTTTAATTCCTGATCTTTTACATAGCCGTTGAGCAAATCTGCGAGGGTCTTATCTTTCACATTCCACATCTTCGGATACTGGAGAAGGGAGACCCTCCCGGAGTTACCCTTCCTCTTGGCAAGACTCGATATTTCGTCCGATATGCCCGTAATCTCGTTGACAAAACTTCTTATCCCGTCCTTTTCTGAAGGGGACTTTTTGGCAAGGGTCTCCACCAATGACTCAGGGGTCTGCTGATCGGGAAGGGAAACCATCGGCAACTTGTCGAGTATCCCCAGGTCCTTCATGATAGCCGCTGTGCTGTTATTGTTGATGGTAATCAGGTGGAGGGATACCTCGAAGGTAAAATCCCCCCTTTCAAAGGCTGTCGCGTACCCTCCGGGGATTGTGTGCTGTTCAACGAGCGTGACAGGCACGCCGAACTTCGAGAGGTACGCGGCGGCGCAAAGCCCGCCCAGTCCAGCACCGATTACCACAACGGGATAGTTCGCCTTGTCGCCCATTGTGGCAGCCAGGGCATTAATCTTTGACCAGTCAAGGGCAAGAGAAGTAGCGGTGATGGCGGACAGGGTAATAAAAGAGCGTCTCGACATTTTTTCTTCAAACATGGCTCTACTCCTTTTTTAATAGGTTTTTTTGATCCATAACGACATGCTACTCCAGCTTATGGACAATGGTTCTTATTACATCAAAAACTGAATGAAGTGATTCAATGTCCTCATCACTCAACTTCGACAAATTTTCCTTGACGATTTTTTTCAAGCCCTGTCTCCTCTCTTTCACAAAAACTCTCCCTTTTTCCGTTATGATGATGTTTATAACTCTCCTGTCGGCGGCGTCATTTTTTCGTTCAACCAACCCTTCATTTATAAGCCTGTCGACGAAAGTGGTCATGTTTTGCTTGGCTATGAATAGTTGCTTCCCTATTGCCGATACCGGAAGCGGCCCTCTTCTTTCCAGGATTCGAAGTATATGGTAGGTCTGATTTCTCAATGATGCAAGCGCCGGGTCACCGGAATCTCCATTGAAAAGGTGTTTCAACAATGGAAAGAGGAGAAGCGCGCTCTCGGAGAGCTCATCCAATTGGTTTTCTTTCACAATAGTCTCCTTGGTTATGATATATGATAGTAGTAACTTATGATAGTAATATGATATTACCTTATTGTAATTAAAAGTCAAGCAATTTCTTCAGATATTTTCGCGCGTAAAAGTAAAAGAAAGAATAATGGCGGCATGACAGGAAAAATTTCTTTATGGCGGGGAAAAGATAGATGCCGTAATTCTCCTGCCTTCAGTAGGATT from Pseudomonadota bacterium encodes the following:
- a CDS encoding HAMP domain-containing protein, which translates into the protein MKKYKSVRTKLILVIFLAVLTTAILCIGVNVYNFSKYYREAIDGKINASAQSVIKTINEILKSGSLGSSGVITEWIGRDCERAKTSDKDILYLAVTDTKGLIHYHTEKQYMNKTFEQPKNVIDKAYPIKPDGGDSAGILHIGIEKKTINNKINAFIFGGVLISVFILCLILPLVSLLVSNRIMKPLKKITVMLTDIAEGDGDLTKRLERVETQDEFEVLSKKFNKFVDKVHELVVKVGQNTSNVSRSANELYAKTEEMKDVIV
- a CDS encoding TRAP transporter substrate-binding protein; amino-acid sequence: MVLLMVVASALVLGSPVRGADVIKLKAANYLPVTHKMSILTAKFCDEIKKRTDGRVQITYYPGGTLLSPVKMFNGVVTDIADMGVSHISYTRGRFPVMEVFAQPLGFPSGYVASKVSQDFYSKFKPAEWDSVQVLYINTSGPLIVQTISKPVKTLEDMKGLKLRATGETADVVKALGAVPIPLEMPDVYESLRRAVIDGIMVDLSTLRYWKFAEVVRNVTASWRLGTGYTFYFVMNKAKWNSLPPDIQKIFMEVAAETQDAQARLWNEMDIEGLDAFKKENGQLISLSEAEAGKWIKAVEPMVGSYKKEMVSKGFKAADVDAWFSFIRERIDYWKAEEKRGGVKAPF
- a CDS encoding NAD(P)/FAD-dependent oxidoreductase, giving the protein MFEEKMSRRSFITLSAITATSLALDWSKINALAATMGDKANYPVVVIGAGLGGLCAAAYLSKFGVPVTLVEQHTIPGGYATAFERGDFTFEVSLHLITINNNSTAAIMKDLGILDKLPMVSLPDQQTPESLVETLAKKSPSEKDGIRSFVNEITGISDEISSLAKRKGNSGRVSLLQYPKMWNVKDKTLADLLNGYVKDQELKDLLASGWGAYGLPPSKLSAFYFAAARGGSLKNGSFYIRPRSQALSDALAETITRSGGKILYGTAAQNIRVKGGAVEGVELHNGRVLPAVTVVSNASALTTFKKMLSPGSVPADYLKKLDGYSTSLSTFIVWLGLNKDVRQIIKTYRQGFKTGRGIEADYLSCMNGEIERAPYSVTVYDHLYQEYSKPGKSTVTLLCLSGYEPWRKFESDYQAGQKSAYDKEKERRTRVLIARAEKDFIPGLSSMIEVRESSTPLTNWHFTRNPEGAIYGFNQTVDNAFMNRLDCKTPIKGLYLASAWGNPGGGYGGVLSGGEKAFRMIVEDWAG
- a CDS encoding MarR family transcriptional regulator; protein product: MKENQLDELSESALLLFPLLKHLFNGDSGDPALASLRNQTYHILRILERRGPLPVSAIGKQLFIAKQNMTTFVDRLINEGLVERKNDAADRRVINIIITEKGRVFVKERRQGLKKIVKENLSKLSDEDIESLHSVFDVIRTIVHKLE